CCGAGCGCACATCCTGTTGGGCGCTGGCCCGCACGGTTTCCGTCGTATACGATTGGGTCAGATTCGAGAACATGCCGATGATGGCCGCCAGAACAATGATGCCGGCTGCCATGGCGACGAGCAGTTCTATCAGCGTAAAGCCCGTTTCGGCTCCGATAACATTTTTCGTTGGGTTGTTGTCGACCTTGCTCATCATAATCCATCTCCTGTTACCACGGAAGTAAGGGACACCTGTCTGGTTCCTCTGCCAACGAACGGAAAGGTGACGGTTACCGTAACCTTTCGGGCAAAGTTACTGGGAGTATCATCGGTATCGATGTCGCCATCGCCGTTGGTGTCCTCAAAGTAGTAGTAGCCGACCGTCCAGGAGCGGGTGTAAATCCCACCCGGTTGGCCGTCTTCATCGATGGGGTTGTTCGGGTCGCTGGTAGTGGTCGGAAATGTACCAGGGTTCAGGATGTCAGTGCTATCGCTGATGTCGCCATTCTTGATCAATTCCATCTGATCGCGTGCAAGGGTGGTTGCCTGGGTATAGGTGTTGCCGGTTTTATTGTTCCGCACGGCCGACGTCTGCATGGCGGCAACGGCCAGCAGGCCGATGGAAAAGATGGCCATGGCGATCATCACTTCGATGAGGCTGAACCCCCGGCAATCGTTATAGGCCATGCTTGTGGATGGTATTTTTATCATCTTCAGGCTCCCGGATAATCAGGTTACGGATATTTTTCCCAGCCGGTTGATTGCGACATCGTTTTGATGATCGGCATGGGACCCTTTGATACGAACTTTCCCGGTTGACGCCGTTGGGCATCTACCCCTGCTGTCAAACAGGGTTGTATTGCCGGCAAACGTCGAGGCGCCGAGATCGATGGTCACGCCAGTCGCAAGCGTCCTGTTCCGAAGGGTTGTTTCGGTGCCGTCCTGGGCCCCGTTGTTCAACCCGTCTATGATGCCATCGCCATCGGCATCGCCCGTGCCGTCTCCGTCATCGATGTAAATCACATAGCCGTTGGCGGTGAAGTTCACCACCACATTGGAGTTGGCGCGAATGGCCGCCTGTTTGGCCGCCGCCAGGTCTCCGGCCAAGGTGTTGACCGCCCCTCTATAAGCCGCGTTATTGCGCCATTTGATCATGTTGGGGATGGCGATGGCCGAAAGGACGGCGAAAATCGCCACGGTAACAGCTAACTCCATCAGTGTAAAACCGGCATTATCCTTCATTTTCTCCCTCCGTGACTTTTGATCTCAAAAGAAAGCAAAAGTTATGCCGATGGTGTAACGGGCATCCCAAAGATTTCGCAGAAATTTATAAAATAACATAAAAACAATTGGATATGATCGCAAGTGGCTACCGGCCGGTATCCGGTTTTTCTCAATTTATCAATTTGGAGAAACGATTATAGGAAAGAGAACTAAAATAATTTAATAGTTTTTCGTCTCATCCATGATATCCACCGGATAACCATGAAGGTTGACTTAAGCACGTAAATTGAATAATTCTTTGTTTAATCGATTTGAAGTGAAATGCGCTATTTCAACGGTTGCAACTTACGTAAGCGCTTTTATTTTTCCGCTTCCGCTCTTCCACACCTCTTTTCTGCCGTAGTTCTTGTCCGCCGAAACCGGTACTAAATATTTTAATAGTTGTAACGGTTGCCCTGATTTTTCATTGAAGATAACGAAACGTCGGTTAGTTAAAATGAATGAAATTTAGAATATGTATAAAATTAAGTTAAGATAAAACAGGTCGTTGGGAAATCTAAGCTGGTTTTGAAATAAATTTGGCGCGCAATTTGTTACGTTGTGTAACACTAAGGGGAAAGAAATTCCAAATTATTAAATAATTTTGGAGGGAACCATGCGCTGGAATGCGGGATTCAGTATTTACGAACTGATGGTGGTTATCGCAATTATTGCCGTGCTGGCCGCCATTGCCGTTCCCAACATGATAGGATGGCGCAATCGAGCTAAACTGGGCGATGGTGTTCGGGATATTTATTCCGCCTTTCAACTGGCAAAGGCCAGGGCCGCCAAAGAGAACGCCGATATCACACTTACGTTTGCACCCACCGGTGCTACGGGTAGAGAGTACGCGCTGTTTGTCGACGATGGGGCTGGAAGCGTTGATTCGGATGGAGACGGGGTACTGGACGGTGCCGGCAACGGGGAGATCGATGGCACGGAAACCGTTTTTCTCAGGGATCGAATTCCAGCCGGTGTGAAGATCGACTCCACCACGTTTGGCGACGACTCCGTGACGTTTAACGGCAGCGGGCTTCCCGATGGCATCGGAAGCGTAGACATTGTCAATTCGGCGGGAGAGAAAAGGAGCCTTTCTTTAAGTATAGCCGGAAGAGTTAAGGTCGCGTACTAGCCATTATCGAAAGGACACTCAAAATGGCAGGGTATATGGAAAACAACAGGGGCTTTACGCTGATCGAACTGATGGTGGCAATGGTAATCGCCGGTATCGTTATGGCGGCCATTGTCGCCACCTACCGGAACCAGATGCGAACGCATCTGACCCAGCAAAGCATCGTCGACATGCACCAGACTGCCAGGGCTGCCCTGCACCTGATGAAATCGGAGATCCAGATGGCGGGGTACGACCCTATTGGATCGGCCGACGCAACGGTGTTGACGGCTACGTCCAATGAGTTTCGTTTCCAGATCGATGCCGATGGAGATGGTGCCATTGCCGGCGGCAACGAGGATATCCGTTATGCCCTGAATGGCACGAAGCTGGGGCGTGAAACAGGCGGAGCCGGCGGCCTCCAACCGGTTGCCGAGAACGTAGATGCCCTGCAGTTTATTTATTTCGACGAGAACCTAACCCGCTTTACGCCCACAGCAGGCAACCAGTCGGAACTGGATCGCGTGCGTATGGTCCTGGTAACCATCGTTGCCAGAGCAGACGACCCGGTCATGGCCTTCAAACAGGTGAACAACCAGACCTATACCAATTCGCTTGGAGAAACTGTTTTAGCTGCGGTCAACGATACGTCCAGAAGGGTGCTTTCAAGCACCAGCATCTGGTGCCGGAACA
This window of the uncultured Desulfosarcina sp. genome carries:
- a CDS encoding prepilin-type N-terminal cleavage/methylation domain-containing protein, with the protein product MIKIPSTSMAYNDCRGFSLIEVMIAMAIFSIGLLAVAAMQTSAVRNNKTGNTYTQATTLARDQMELIKNGDISDSTDILNPGTFPTTTSDPNNPIDEDGQPGGIYTRSWTVGYYYFEDTNGDGDIDTDDTPSNFARKVTVTVTFPFVGRGTRQVSLTSVVTGDGL
- a CDS encoding GspH/FimT family pseudopilin; amino-acid sequence: MKDNAGFTLMELAVTVAIFAVLSAIAIPNMIKWRNNAAYRGAVNTLAGDLAAAKQAAIRANSNVVVNFTANGYVIYIDDGDGTGDADGDGIIDGLNNGAQDGTETTLRNRTLATGVTIDLGASTFAGNTTLFDSRGRCPTASTGKVRIKGSHADHQNDVAINRLGKISVT
- a CDS encoding GspH/FimT family pseudopilin, with the translated sequence MRWNAGFSIYELMVVIAIIAVLAAIAVPNMIGWRNRAKLGDGVRDIYSAFQLAKARAAKENADITLTFAPTGATGREYALFVDDGAGSVDSDGDGVLDGAGNGEIDGTETVFLRDRIPAGVKIDSTTFGDDSVTFNGSGLPDGIGSVDIVNSAGEKRSLSLSIAGRVKVAY
- a CDS encoding prepilin-type N-terminal cleavage/methylation domain-containing protein; translated protein: MAGYMENNRGFTLIELMVAMVIAGIVMAAIVATYRNQMRTHLTQQSIVDMHQTARAALHLMKSEIQMAGYDPIGSADATVLTATSNEFRFQIDADGDGAIAGGNEDIRYALNGTKLGRETGGAGGLQPVAENVDALQFIYFDENLTRFTPTAGNQSELDRVRMVLVTIVARADDPVMAFKQVNNQTYTNSLGETVLAAVNDTSRRVLSSTSIWCRNMGM